A region from the Canis aureus isolate CA01 chromosome 8, VMU_Caureus_v.1.0, whole genome shotgun sequence genome encodes:
- the EEF2KMT gene encoding protein-lysine N-methyltransferase EEF2KMT isoform X1: MELVSLPLPRGPALLARANNCGSRFLLPMQGLSRCCLFHNSCTSLEEKLRDSSGPELLLIILQKTVKHPLCVKHPPSVKYARCFLSELIRKHEAVHTEPLDELYEALAEVLMPKEPTQCHRSYLLPSGDSVTLSESTAIISHGTTGLVTWDAALYLAEWAIQNPAAFAHRTVLELGSGAGLTGLAICKTCCPSAYVFSDYHSCVLEQLRGNILLNGLSLEPDATAPAQHPGHNTYDSESPKVTVAQLDWDVVTAPQLAAFQPDVIIAADVLYCPETVLSLVRVLQRLSACLKGQQAPDAYVAFTVRNPQTCQLFTSELGQAGIPWEAVPHHDQKLFPYEEHSDMAILKLTL; encoded by the exons ATGGAATTAGTCTCACTTCCCCTGCCCCGGGGACCTGCCCTTCTTGCACGGGCAAATAACTGTGGCAGCCGCTTCCTTCTGCCAATGCAGGGGCTCTCACGATGCTGCCTCTTTCATAATTCATGTACG agcctagaagagaaattaagagactCATCAGGTCCTGAGCTGCTGTTGATTATTTTGCAGAAG ACCGTGAAGCATCCTCTGTGTGTGAAGCATCCGCCGTCAGTGAAATATGCCCGGTGCTTTCTCTCGGAGCTCATCAGAAAG caCGAGGCTGTCCACACGGAGCCTTTGGACGAACTGTACGAAGCATTGGCAGAGGTCCTGATGCCCAAGGAGCCCACCCAGTGCCACCGGAGCTATCTGTTG CCTTCTGGAGACTCGGTCACGCTCTCTGAGAGCACAGCCATCATTTCCCACGGCACCACCGGCCTGGTCACATGGGACGCTGCGCTGTACCTCGCAGAATGGGCCATACAGAACCCAGCCGCATTTGCTCACAG GACTGTCTTAGAGCTCGGCAGTGGAGCTGGCCTCACGGGCCTGGCCATTTGCAAGACATGCTGTCCCAGCGCCTACGTCTTCAGCGACTATCACAGCTGTGTCCTTGAGCAACTCCGAGGAAACATCCTTCTCAATGGCCTCTCATTGGAGCCAGATGCCACTGCCCCTGCACAGCACCCAGGACACAACACCTACGACTCAGAGAGCCCCAAGGTGACAGTGGCCCAGCTGGACTGGGACGTCGTGACAGCCCCTCAGCTCGCTGCCTTCCAGCCAGATGTAATCATAGCAGCAG ATGTGCTGTATTGCCCAGAAACCGTCCTCTCCCTGGTCAGAGTCCTGCAGAGGCTCTCTGCTTGCCTGAAGGGCCAGCAGGCTCCGGATGCCTACGTTGCCTTCACTGTCCGCAACCCGCAGACCTGCCAGCTGTTCACTAGCGAGCTGG GCCAGGCTGGGATCCCCTGGGAAGCAGTGCCTCATCACGACCAGAAGCTGTTTCCCTATGAAGAACACTCAGACATGGCAATTTTGAAACTAACGCTGTAG
- the EEF2KMT gene encoding protein-lysine N-methyltransferase EEF2KMT isoform X4, which produces MAPEESAEAAGLLQSFESRYLAARTLRSFPWQTVKHPLCVKHPPSVKYARCFLSELIRKHEAVHTEPLDELYEALAEVLMPKEPTQCHRSYLLPSGDSVTLSESTAIISHGTTGLVTWDAALYLAEWAIQNPAAFAHRTVLELGSGAGLTGLAICKTCCPSAYVFSDYHSCVLEQLRGNILLNGLSLEPDATAPAQHPGHNTYDSESPKVTVAQLDWDVVTAPQLAAFQPDVIIAADVLYCPETVLSLVRVLQRLSACLKGQQAPDAYVAFTVRNPQTCQLFTSELGQAGIPWEAVPHHDQKLFPYEEHSDMAILKLTL; this is translated from the exons atgGCGCCGGAGGAGAGTGCAGAGGCCGCGGGCTTGCTGCAGAGTTTCGAGAGCCGCTACCTGGCGGCGCGCACGCTGCGCTCTTTCCCTtggcag ACCGTGAAGCATCCTCTGTGTGTGAAGCATCCGCCGTCAGTGAAATATGCCCGGTGCTTTCTCTCGGAGCTCATCAGAAAG caCGAGGCTGTCCACACGGAGCCTTTGGACGAACTGTACGAAGCATTGGCAGAGGTCCTGATGCCCAAGGAGCCCACCCAGTGCCACCGGAGCTATCTGTTG CCTTCTGGAGACTCGGTCACGCTCTCTGAGAGCACAGCCATCATTTCCCACGGCACCACCGGCCTGGTCACATGGGACGCTGCGCTGTACCTCGCAGAATGGGCCATACAGAACCCAGCCGCATTTGCTCACAG GACTGTCTTAGAGCTCGGCAGTGGAGCTGGCCTCACGGGCCTGGCCATTTGCAAGACATGCTGTCCCAGCGCCTACGTCTTCAGCGACTATCACAGCTGTGTCCTTGAGCAACTCCGAGGAAACATCCTTCTCAATGGCCTCTCATTGGAGCCAGATGCCACTGCCCCTGCACAGCACCCAGGACACAACACCTACGACTCAGAGAGCCCCAAGGTGACAGTGGCCCAGCTGGACTGGGACGTCGTGACAGCCCCTCAGCTCGCTGCCTTCCAGCCAGATGTAATCATAGCAGCAG ATGTGCTGTATTGCCCAGAAACCGTCCTCTCCCTGGTCAGAGTCCTGCAGAGGCTCTCTGCTTGCCTGAAGGGCCAGCAGGCTCCGGATGCCTACGTTGCCTTCACTGTCCGCAACCCGCAGACCTGCCAGCTGTTCACTAGCGAGCTGG GCCAGGCTGGGATCCCCTGGGAAGCAGTGCCTCATCACGACCAGAAGCTGTTTCCCTATGAAGAACACTCAGACATGGCAATTTTGAAACTAACGCTGTAG
- the EEF2KMT gene encoding protein-lysine N-methyltransferase EEF2KMT isoform X5 yields MEGPENKQSLEEKLRDSSGPELLLIILQKTVKHPLCVKHPPSVKYARCFLSELIRKHEAVHTEPLDELYEALAEVLMPKEPTQCHRSYLLPSGDSVTLSESTAIISHGTTGLVTWDAALYLAEWAIQNPAAFAHRTVLELGSGAGLTGLAICKTCCPSAYVFSDYHSCVLEQLRGNILLNGLSLEPDATAPAQHPGHNTYDSESPKVTVAQLDWDVVTAPQLAAFQPDVIIAADVLYCPETVLSLVRVLQRLSACLKGQQAPDAYVAFTVRNPQTCQLFTSELGQAGIPWEAVPHHDQKLFPYEEHSDMAILKLTL; encoded by the exons ATGGAAGGGCCAGAGAATAAACAG agcctagaagagaaattaagagactCATCAGGTCCTGAGCTGCTGTTGATTATTTTGCAGAAG ACCGTGAAGCATCCTCTGTGTGTGAAGCATCCGCCGTCAGTGAAATATGCCCGGTGCTTTCTCTCGGAGCTCATCAGAAAG caCGAGGCTGTCCACACGGAGCCTTTGGACGAACTGTACGAAGCATTGGCAGAGGTCCTGATGCCCAAGGAGCCCACCCAGTGCCACCGGAGCTATCTGTTG CCTTCTGGAGACTCGGTCACGCTCTCTGAGAGCACAGCCATCATTTCCCACGGCACCACCGGCCTGGTCACATGGGACGCTGCGCTGTACCTCGCAGAATGGGCCATACAGAACCCAGCCGCATTTGCTCACAG GACTGTCTTAGAGCTCGGCAGTGGAGCTGGCCTCACGGGCCTGGCCATTTGCAAGACATGCTGTCCCAGCGCCTACGTCTTCAGCGACTATCACAGCTGTGTCCTTGAGCAACTCCGAGGAAACATCCTTCTCAATGGCCTCTCATTGGAGCCAGATGCCACTGCCCCTGCACAGCACCCAGGACACAACACCTACGACTCAGAGAGCCCCAAGGTGACAGTGGCCCAGCTGGACTGGGACGTCGTGACAGCCCCTCAGCTCGCTGCCTTCCAGCCAGATGTAATCATAGCAGCAG ATGTGCTGTATTGCCCAGAAACCGTCCTCTCCCTGGTCAGAGTCCTGCAGAGGCTCTCTGCTTGCCTGAAGGGCCAGCAGGCTCCGGATGCCTACGTTGCCTTCACTGTCCGCAACCCGCAGACCTGCCAGCTGTTCACTAGCGAGCTGG GCCAGGCTGGGATCCCCTGGGAAGCAGTGCCTCATCACGACCAGAAGCTGTTTCCCTATGAAGAACACTCAGACATGGCAATTTTGAAACTAACGCTGTAG
- the EEF2KMT gene encoding protein-lysine N-methyltransferase EEF2KMT isoform X2, whose product MAPEESAEAAGLLQSFESRYLAARTLRSFPWQSLEEKLRDSSGPELLLIILQKTVKHPLCVKHPPSVKYARCFLSELIRKHEAVHTEPLDELYEALAEVLMPKEPTQCHRSYLLPSGDSVTLSESTAIISHGTTGLVTWDAALYLAEWAIQNPAAFAHRTVLELGSGAGLTGLAICKTCCPSAYVFSDYHSCVLEQLRGNILLNGLSLEPDATAPAQHPGHNTYDSESPKVTVAQLDWDVVTAPQLAAFQPDVIIAADVLYCPETVLSLVRVLQRLSACLKGQQAPDAYVAFTVRNPQTCQLFTSELGQAGIPWEAVPHHDQKLFPYEEHSDMAILKLTL is encoded by the exons atgGCGCCGGAGGAGAGTGCAGAGGCCGCGGGCTTGCTGCAGAGTTTCGAGAGCCGCTACCTGGCGGCGCGCACGCTGCGCTCTTTCCCTtggcag agcctagaagagaaattaagagactCATCAGGTCCTGAGCTGCTGTTGATTATTTTGCAGAAG ACCGTGAAGCATCCTCTGTGTGTGAAGCATCCGCCGTCAGTGAAATATGCCCGGTGCTTTCTCTCGGAGCTCATCAGAAAG caCGAGGCTGTCCACACGGAGCCTTTGGACGAACTGTACGAAGCATTGGCAGAGGTCCTGATGCCCAAGGAGCCCACCCAGTGCCACCGGAGCTATCTGTTG CCTTCTGGAGACTCGGTCACGCTCTCTGAGAGCACAGCCATCATTTCCCACGGCACCACCGGCCTGGTCACATGGGACGCTGCGCTGTACCTCGCAGAATGGGCCATACAGAACCCAGCCGCATTTGCTCACAG GACTGTCTTAGAGCTCGGCAGTGGAGCTGGCCTCACGGGCCTGGCCATTTGCAAGACATGCTGTCCCAGCGCCTACGTCTTCAGCGACTATCACAGCTGTGTCCTTGAGCAACTCCGAGGAAACATCCTTCTCAATGGCCTCTCATTGGAGCCAGATGCCACTGCCCCTGCACAGCACCCAGGACACAACACCTACGACTCAGAGAGCCCCAAGGTGACAGTGGCCCAGCTGGACTGGGACGTCGTGACAGCCCCTCAGCTCGCTGCCTTCCAGCCAGATGTAATCATAGCAGCAG ATGTGCTGTATTGCCCAGAAACCGTCCTCTCCCTGGTCAGAGTCCTGCAGAGGCTCTCTGCTTGCCTGAAGGGCCAGCAGGCTCCGGATGCCTACGTTGCCTTCACTGTCCGCAACCCGCAGACCTGCCAGCTGTTCACTAGCGAGCTGG GCCAGGCTGGGATCCCCTGGGAAGCAGTGCCTCATCACGACCAGAAGCTGTTTCCCTATGAAGAACACTCAGACATGGCAATTTTGAAACTAACGCTGTAG
- the EEF2KMT gene encoding protein-lysine N-methyltransferase EEF2KMT isoform X3: MELVSLPLPRGPALLARANNCGSRFLLPMQGLSRCCLFHNSCTSLEEKLRDSSGPELLLIILQKTVKHPLCVKHPPSVKYARCFLSELIRKHEAVHTEPLDELYEALAEVLMPKEPTQCHRSYLLPSGDSVTLSESTAIISHGTTGLVTWDAALYLAEWAIQNPAAFAHRTVLELGSGAGLTGLAICKTCCPSAYVFSDYHSCVLEQLRGNILLNGLSLEPDATAPAQHPGHNTYDSESPKVTVAQLDWDVVTAPQLAAFQPDVIIAADVLYCPETVLSLVRVLQRLSACLKGQQAPDAYVAFTVRNPQTCQLFTSELESLLSVPGLSCQD; the protein is encoded by the exons ATGGAATTAGTCTCACTTCCCCTGCCCCGGGGACCTGCCCTTCTTGCACGGGCAAATAACTGTGGCAGCCGCTTCCTTCTGCCAATGCAGGGGCTCTCACGATGCTGCCTCTTTCATAATTCATGTACG agcctagaagagaaattaagagactCATCAGGTCCTGAGCTGCTGTTGATTATTTTGCAGAAG ACCGTGAAGCATCCTCTGTGTGTGAAGCATCCGCCGTCAGTGAAATATGCCCGGTGCTTTCTCTCGGAGCTCATCAGAAAG caCGAGGCTGTCCACACGGAGCCTTTGGACGAACTGTACGAAGCATTGGCAGAGGTCCTGATGCCCAAGGAGCCCACCCAGTGCCACCGGAGCTATCTGTTG CCTTCTGGAGACTCGGTCACGCTCTCTGAGAGCACAGCCATCATTTCCCACGGCACCACCGGCCTGGTCACATGGGACGCTGCGCTGTACCTCGCAGAATGGGCCATACAGAACCCAGCCGCATTTGCTCACAG GACTGTCTTAGAGCTCGGCAGTGGAGCTGGCCTCACGGGCCTGGCCATTTGCAAGACATGCTGTCCCAGCGCCTACGTCTTCAGCGACTATCACAGCTGTGTCCTTGAGCAACTCCGAGGAAACATCCTTCTCAATGGCCTCTCATTGGAGCCAGATGCCACTGCCCCTGCACAGCACCCAGGACACAACACCTACGACTCAGAGAGCCCCAAGGTGACAGTGGCCCAGCTGGACTGGGACGTCGTGACAGCCCCTCAGCTCGCTGCCTTCCAGCCAGATGTAATCATAGCAGCAG ATGTGCTGTATTGCCCAGAAACCGTCCTCTCCCTGGTCAGAGTCCTGCAGAGGCTCTCTGCTTGCCTGAAGGGCCAGCAGGCTCCGGATGCCTACGTTGCCTTCACTGTCCGCAACCCGCAGACCTGCCAGCTGTTCACTAGCGAGCTGG AAAGTTTGCTGTCTGTCCCTGGTCTCAGTTGCCAAGACTGA